In Calditerricola satsumensis, the following are encoded in one genomic region:
- the argH gene encoding argininosuccinate lyase produces MKLWGGRFTKKTDEQVEAYTASIFFDQELYREDILGSLAHVTMLGRCGILPPEDVEAIKAGLKKVREKLERGEASFSVEHEDVHLNIEKLLIDEIGPVGGKLHTGRSRNDQVALDMRLYLRARVVELVRGLANLQAALLDKAKAHPDAVMPGYTHLQRAQPILFAHHLLAYVAMFQRDVERLIDGWKRINVLPLGAGALAGTTFPIDRRYVAELLRFDDVAPNSLDAVSDRDFVVEFTAAAALAMAHLSRLCEELVLWTSAEFSFVELDDAFCTGSSIMPQKKNPDVAELVRGKTGRVYGHLVGLLTVLKGLPLAYNKDLQEDKEGMFDTVKTLQGALDLMAPMIATMKVNEARMAEAVRRDFSNATDLADYLVRKGLPFRQAHEVVGRTVLYCLQQGKVLLDLTLDEFCQFCDRIEADVYDALAIERVVAARNSLGGTAPEQVRWQIGLFEEKLAATRVWIEEKEKQIAVEL; encoded by the coding sequence GTGAAGCTGTGGGGCGGACGGTTCACCAAGAAGACGGATGAGCAGGTGGAGGCGTACACCGCCTCCATCTTCTTCGATCAGGAACTGTATCGCGAGGACATCCTCGGTAGCCTGGCCCACGTGACGATGCTCGGACGCTGCGGCATCCTCCCGCCGGAGGACGTCGAAGCGATCAAGGCCGGCCTCAAGAAGGTGCGCGAGAAGCTGGAGCGGGGCGAGGCCTCCTTTTCGGTGGAACACGAGGATGTGCACCTGAACATCGAGAAGCTGCTCATCGACGAGATCGGCCCCGTCGGCGGCAAGCTGCACACCGGCCGCAGCCGCAACGACCAGGTGGCCCTCGACATGCGGCTGTACCTGCGCGCGCGGGTGGTGGAGCTCGTGCGCGGCCTGGCCAACCTGCAGGCGGCGCTGCTCGACAAGGCCAAGGCCCACCCGGATGCGGTGATGCCCGGCTACACCCACCTGCAGCGGGCCCAGCCCATCCTCTTCGCCCATCACCTCCTCGCCTACGTGGCCATGTTCCAGCGCGACGTCGAGCGGCTCATCGACGGGTGGAAGCGGATCAACGTGCTGCCCCTCGGCGCCGGGGCGCTGGCCGGAACAACGTTTCCTATCGATCGGCGCTACGTCGCCGAGCTCCTGCGCTTTGACGACGTGGCCCCGAACAGCCTCGACGCCGTCAGCGACCGCGACTTTGTCGTCGAGTTCACCGCCGCCGCGGCCTTGGCGATGGCCCACCTGTCGCGCCTGTGCGAAGAGCTTGTGCTGTGGACGAGCGCCGAGTTCTCCTTCGTTGAGCTGGACGACGCCTTCTGCACCGGCTCGTCGATCATGCCGCAGAAGAAGAACCCCGACGTGGCCGAGCTCGTCCGCGGCAAGACGGGGCGCGTCTACGGCCACCTCGTCGGCCTCCTGACCGTGCTCAAGGGGCTGCCCCTAGCCTACAACAAGGACCTGCAGGAAGACAAGGAAGGGATGTTCGACACGGTGAAGACGCTCCAGGGCGCCCTCGACCTGATGGCGCCGATGATCGCCACGATGAAGGTGAACGAGGCGCGGATGGCGGAAGCGGTGCGCCGAGACTTCTCCAACGCCACCGACCTGGCCGACTACCTCGTGCGCAAGGGGCTGCCCTTCCGCCAGGCCCACGAGGTGGTGGGGCGGACCGTGCTGTACTGCCTCCAGCAGGGCAAGGTCCTCCTCGACCTCACCCTCGACGAGTTCTGCCAATTCTGCGACCGGATCGAGGCCGACGTGTACGATGCCCTCGCCATCGAACGCGTCGTCGCCGCGCGCAACTCCCTGGGCGGCACGGCGCCGGAGCAGGTGCGGTGGCAGATCGGCCTGTTCGAGGAGAAGCTGGCCGCCACGCGCGTGTGGATAGAAGAGAAAGAGAAGCAGATCGCGGTGGAGTTGTGA